In one Tachysurus vachellii isolate PV-2020 chromosome 24, HZAU_Pvac_v1, whole genome shotgun sequence genomic region, the following are encoded:
- the fastkd2 gene encoding FAST kinase domain-containing protein 2, mitochondrial isoform X2 has protein sequence MNLFLLRSREMFRFAGSLGRLASPSPNRTTLMIHKSTNRCLWSRRSFQGSTFNGIRSFFQQETRMLECNDQTQDLNLRVPDLAAPKNHLDPRATFNQELKECQSPSDVLDLVDRCNLAHWCISNSLTRMWHTTKKMADEQRHWELRLMTEHPTFEKLCHSARVNAPRMNSHNLAFTLLALVKLRVSQSSYVVQTLLRVIQERLNEFENEKALSVLSSCLAEMESSKNADALKQGLKFILEERIPGIQSVMLLHTTMRLFGKDTSPAIKQKLERKALTLVDQFSLTNMQYMLDTLAIIRLNSKPLLDICGKKLAENVHSISFTRLMAMLKSCSELRHRNLHLFTSISEYMASTIPMWSNKQVLLLLLEFKRLRFRPVALMDAFAERIIQKPDSLTLRDLQGILKSYSFLNHHLKENQHAFLESVTHVLHSYLPKMSNTDLLKAISCLCVIGHFPQAPLEKLLRNEVLDELLKEESPFSVRQERLLRTLDLCLQLDQHALHLPVSSIPNLRHLPPQSRPGNPAILSTLKDLLGEDAVTDSVVAEGHYFIDCVATLPPTTKEDQTVRIALLFASPTSFCFGTTHPIGAVALNIRHLKLLGYEPVLVPVQELISQTAEERTDLLKKLIFPQQEYSECVQDSEVK, from the exons ATGAATTTGTTCCTATTGAGGTCACGTGAGATGTTCAGGTTTGCTGGCAGTTTGGGCAGATTGGCGTCACCCTCCCCGAACAGGACCACCCTCATGATTCACAAATCCACAAACCGGTGTTTATGGTCACGGAGATCATTCCAAGGCTCTACGTTTAACGGCATTAGatctttctttcaacaagaAACGCGTATGCTGGAGTGTAATGACCAGACACAGGATCTCAACCTGCGAGTTCCTGACTTAGCAGCTCCGAAAAACCACTTGGATCCGAGAGCAACTTTTAACCAGGAGCTCAAGGAGTGCCAGTCACCTTCGGACGTGTTGGATTTGGTGGATCGGTGCAATCTGGCACACTGGTGCATCAGCAACAGCTTGACCCGGATGTGGCACACTACCAAGAAGATGGCGGATGAGCAAAGGCACTGGGAGCTCCGGCTCATGACAGAGCACCCGACTTTCGAAAAGCTGTGCCACAGTGCCAGGGTGAACGCACCACGCATGAACAGCCACAACCTGGCGTTCACTCTGCTGGCCTTGGTCAAGCTCAGGGTCTCTCAGAGCAGCTATGTGGTGCAGACTTTACTCCGTGTCATCCAG GAACGGCTGAACGAGTTTGAAAACGAGAAGGCGCTCTCGGTCCTGTCCTCCTGCCTCGCTGAGATGGAAAGCAGCAAAAACGCAGACGCTCTTAAACAGGGATTAAA ATTTATCCTGGAGGAACGGATTCCTGGCATCCAGAGTGTGATGCTTCTACACACCACCATGCGCCTGTTCGGGAAAGACACCTCGCCGGCCATAAAGCAGAAGCTGGAG AGGAAGGCGCTGACGTTGGTGGATCAGTTCTCGCTGACGAACATGCAGTACATGTTGGACACGCTGGCCATCATCCGCCTGAATTCCAAGCCCCTGCTGGACATATGTGGAAAGAAGCTAGCTG AGAACGTGCACAGCATTTCCTTCACCAGGCTGATGGCGATGCTGAAGTCATGCAGCGAGCTCCGCCACAGGAACCTGCATCTCTTTACGTCCATCTCCGAATACATGGCAAGCACAATTCCCATGTGGAGCAACAAACAG GTGCTGCTGTTACTGTTGGAGTTTAAGAGACTTCGGTTTCGTCCTGTCGCGCTGATGGACGCGTTTGCTGAAAGAATCATCCAGAAACCAGACAGCCTCACGCTCCGGGACCTGCAGGGCATTCTGAAGTCTTATTCCTTCCTCAACCACCATCTGAAGGAAAACCAGCATGC ATTTCTAGAGAGCGTGACGCACGTCCTGCACTCCTACCTGCCCAAGATGTCCAACACTGACCTTCTGAAAGCCATCAGCTGCCTTTGTGTGATTGGACACTTCCCTCAGGCTCCTCTGGAGAAACTGCTCCGAAACGAGGTTCTGGATGAACTGCTAAAGGAAG AAAGTCCATTTTCGGTGCGACAGGAACGACTGCTGCGGACGTTAGATCTGTGTTTACAGCTGGACCAACACGCTCTCCATCTCCCTGTCTCGTCCATCCCAAACCTCCGCCACCTCCCTCCACAGAGTCGACCCGGGAACCCTGCGATACTCAGCACTCTGAAGGACCTGCTCGGGGAAGACGCGGTGACCGACTCGGTCGTTGCAGAAGGACACTATTTCATCG actgcGTGGCCACGCTGCCTCCGACAACAAAAGAGGATCAAACAGTGAG AATTGCGCTGCTGTTTGCCTCCCCGACGTCCTTCTGCTTCGGTACGACTCACCCTATCGGCGCCGTGGCACTAAACATCCGCCACCTCAAGCTCCTGGGTTATGAACCCGTCCTG GTGCCGGTGCAGGAGCTCATCTCTCAGACCGCCGAGGAGAGGACGGACCTGCTGAAGAAATTAATTTTCCCACAGCAAGAATATTCAGAATGTGTTCAGGACTCTGAAGTGAAATAA
- the fastkd2 gene encoding FAST kinase domain-containing protein 2, mitochondrial isoform X1 yields MNLFLLRSREMFRFAGSLGRLASPSPNRTTLMIHKSTNRCLWSRRSFQGSTFNGIRSFFQQETRMLECNDQTQDLNLRVPDLAAPKNHLDPRATFNQELKECQSPSDVLDLVDRCNLAHWCISNSLTRMWHTTKKMADEQRHWELRLMTEHPTFEKLCHSARVNAPRMNSHNLAFTLLALVKLRVSQSSYVVQTLLRVIQERLNEFENEKALSVLSSCLAEMESSKNADALKQGLKFILEERIPGIQSVMLLHTTMRLFGKDTSPAIKQKLERKALTLVDQFSLTNMQYMLDTLAIIRLNSKPLLDICGKKLAENVHSISFTRLMAMLKSCSELRHRNLHLFTSISEYMASTIPMWSNKQVLLLLLEFKRLRFRPVALMDAFAERIIQKPDSLTLRDLQGILKSYSFLNHHLKENQHAFLESVTHVLHSYLPKMSNTDLLKAISCLCVIGHFPQAPLEKLLRNEVLDELLKEVESPFSVRQERLLRTLDLCLQLDQHALHLPVSSIPNLRHLPPQSRPGNPAILSTLKDLLGEDAVTDSVVAEGHYFIDCVATLPPTTKEDQTVRIALLFASPTSFCFGTTHPIGAVALNIRHLKLLGYEPVLVPVQELISQTAEERTDLLKKLIFPQQEYSECVQDSEVK; encoded by the exons ATGAATTTGTTCCTATTGAGGTCACGTGAGATGTTCAGGTTTGCTGGCAGTTTGGGCAGATTGGCGTCACCCTCCCCGAACAGGACCACCCTCATGATTCACAAATCCACAAACCGGTGTTTATGGTCACGGAGATCATTCCAAGGCTCTACGTTTAACGGCATTAGatctttctttcaacaagaAACGCGTATGCTGGAGTGTAATGACCAGACACAGGATCTCAACCTGCGAGTTCCTGACTTAGCAGCTCCGAAAAACCACTTGGATCCGAGAGCAACTTTTAACCAGGAGCTCAAGGAGTGCCAGTCACCTTCGGACGTGTTGGATTTGGTGGATCGGTGCAATCTGGCACACTGGTGCATCAGCAACAGCTTGACCCGGATGTGGCACACTACCAAGAAGATGGCGGATGAGCAAAGGCACTGGGAGCTCCGGCTCATGACAGAGCACCCGACTTTCGAAAAGCTGTGCCACAGTGCCAGGGTGAACGCACCACGCATGAACAGCCACAACCTGGCGTTCACTCTGCTGGCCTTGGTCAAGCTCAGGGTCTCTCAGAGCAGCTATGTGGTGCAGACTTTACTCCGTGTCATCCAG GAACGGCTGAACGAGTTTGAAAACGAGAAGGCGCTCTCGGTCCTGTCCTCCTGCCTCGCTGAGATGGAAAGCAGCAAAAACGCAGACGCTCTTAAACAGGGATTAAA ATTTATCCTGGAGGAACGGATTCCTGGCATCCAGAGTGTGATGCTTCTACACACCACCATGCGCCTGTTCGGGAAAGACACCTCGCCGGCCATAAAGCAGAAGCTGGAG AGGAAGGCGCTGACGTTGGTGGATCAGTTCTCGCTGACGAACATGCAGTACATGTTGGACACGCTGGCCATCATCCGCCTGAATTCCAAGCCCCTGCTGGACATATGTGGAAAGAAGCTAGCTG AGAACGTGCACAGCATTTCCTTCACCAGGCTGATGGCGATGCTGAAGTCATGCAGCGAGCTCCGCCACAGGAACCTGCATCTCTTTACGTCCATCTCCGAATACATGGCAAGCACAATTCCCATGTGGAGCAACAAACAG GTGCTGCTGTTACTGTTGGAGTTTAAGAGACTTCGGTTTCGTCCTGTCGCGCTGATGGACGCGTTTGCTGAAAGAATCATCCAGAAACCAGACAGCCTCACGCTCCGGGACCTGCAGGGCATTCTGAAGTCTTATTCCTTCCTCAACCACCATCTGAAGGAAAACCAGCATGC ATTTCTAGAGAGCGTGACGCACGTCCTGCACTCCTACCTGCCCAAGATGTCCAACACTGACCTTCTGAAAGCCATCAGCTGCCTTTGTGTGATTGGACACTTCCCTCAGGCTCCTCTGGAGAAACTGCTCCGAAACGAGGTTCTGGATGAACTGCTAAAGGAAG TAGAAAGTCCATTTTCGGTGCGACAGGAACGACTGCTGCGGACGTTAGATCTGTGTTTACAGCTGGACCAACACGCTCTCCATCTCCCTGTCTCGTCCATCCCAAACCTCCGCCACCTCCCTCCACAGAGTCGACCCGGGAACCCTGCGATACTCAGCACTCTGAAGGACCTGCTCGGGGAAGACGCGGTGACCGACTCGGTCGTTGCAGAAGGACACTATTTCATCG actgcGTGGCCACGCTGCCTCCGACAACAAAAGAGGATCAAACAGTGAG AATTGCGCTGCTGTTTGCCTCCCCGACGTCCTTCTGCTTCGGTACGACTCACCCTATCGGCGCCGTGGCACTAAACATCCGCCACCTCAAGCTCCTGGGTTATGAACCCGTCCTG GTGCCGGTGCAGGAGCTCATCTCTCAGACCGCCGAGGAGAGGACGGACCTGCTGAAGAAATTAATTTTCCCACAGCAAGAATATTCAGAATGTGTTCAGGACTCTGAAGTGAAATAA